One Littorina saxatilis isolate snail1 linkage group LG12, US_GU_Lsax_2.0, whole genome shotgun sequence genomic region harbors:
- the LOC138982451 gene encoding uncharacterized protein → MTQRRSARRILHDFKPTSSTTELVSRLKLDSLIQRRTATRATMMYKIMSGLVEVAPREGTLTPVPRSTRGHTTRLQVPQSRTDSHRTSFFLSAIRLWNNIPQEAVSADSPQVFRTNVEAWLRGDVIQWPRRCDLARLAGKWSARPGFPGVVGAIDGTYITIPGTRDKNRDAYISFR, encoded by the exons ATGACACAGCGTCGTTCCGCAAGGAGGATCCTGCACGACTTCAAACCCACAAGTAGTACAACGGAACTCGTCTCCAGGCTCAAGCTGGACTCCCTCATACAACGGCGCACAGCGACCAGGGCAACCATGATGTACAAAATCATGAGTGGACTGGTCGAGGTAGCCCCAAGGGAAGGCACACTGACACCGGTCCCAAGATCAACCAGGGGGCACACCACCAGACTCCAGGTCCCACAGTCCCGCACCGACTCACACAGAACGTCGTTCTTTCTGTCTGCAATCCGCCTCTGGAATAACATCCCCCAAGAGGCTGTGAGCGCAGACTCGCCCCAGGTCTTCAGAACCAACGTCGAGGCCTGGCTCCGAG GAGATGTTATCCAGTGGCCACGGAGGTGTGACCTGGCGCGATTAGCTGGGAAATGGTCAGCAAGACCTGGTTTTCCTGGCGTCGTGGGAGCCATTGATGGGACTTACATTACGATACCAGGAACCAGGGATAAAAACAGGGACGCGTACATCTCTTTCAGATAA